A genomic stretch from Arachis stenosperma cultivar V10309 chromosome 3, arast.V10309.gnm1.PFL2, whole genome shotgun sequence includes:
- the LOC130970399 gene encoding pollen receptor-like kinase 3, protein MAAVRSNNHNRRSHVFYVFLFIAVSLYSLPLSLSGDAESLQKLKQSFTNGDRVLYTWEPNTSPCENWMGLMCVDGMVMGIRLSDMGLSGTINIDALAEIPGLRTLSFTNNSFTGPIPDFSRLGAIKVLLLSYNQFSGPIPSDFFSKLTSLKKVWIDSNNFSGQIPESLMELALLKELHIENNHFTGRIPAVKEDLTSFNASYNNLEGPIPEALARFGENAFAGTGNEKLCGKPLRRSCDSSGLPSSSSYTLPPLDKNQGSGPGWGMKIILFLFLAAVAALVFVFVKARRRNDEFGLMGRINSVDSMVDIHVTSTNGYRAPEGEGSVGMAKRGDSNKGGARGKGGGMGDLVMVNDERGVFGLQDLMKASAEVLGNGGLGSAYKAAMTNGLSVVVKRMRDMNKMGRDVFDAEMRQFGRMRHKNILGPLAYHYRREEKLFVTEYMPKGSLLYVLHGDRGTAHAELNWPTRLKIVKGIARGLSYLYTQFSTYDLPHGNLKSSNVLLSDDYEPLLGDFGFHPLINPTAAVQAMFAYKSPDYIQYQKVSQKTDVYCLGVLILEIITGKFPSQYHSNGKGGTDVVQRVFTAISESREEELIDPELQGNMGSQTQMLQLIHIGADCTESNPDKRLAMKEAIRRIEEVQV, encoded by the exons atggcCGCTGTTCGCTCTAACAACCACAACCGCCGCAGTCACGTTTTCTACGTGTTCTTGTTCATTGCTGTCTCTCTCTACAGCCTCCCACTGTCTCTCTCAGGCGACGCGGAGTCCCTTCAAAAGCTTAAACAATCCTTCACCAACGGTGATCGAGTGCTGTACACGTGGGAACCCAACACGTCACCTTGCGAAAACTGGATGGGCCTGATGTGCGTCGACGGCATGGTAATGGGCATTCGCCTCTCTGACATGGGCTTGTCTGGTACCATCAACATAGACGCTCTTGCCGAGATCCCCGGGCTCAGGACCCTAAGCTTCACCAACAACAGCTTCACGGGCCCAATCCCTGACTTCAGCAGGCTCGGCGCCATCAAAGTCCTCTTGCTCTCCTACAACCAATTCTCCGGGCCCATCCCTTCCGATTTCTTCTCCAAATTGACTTCCCTAAAGAAAGTTTGGATCGACTCGAATAACTTCTCTGGCCAGATACCCGAATCTTTGATGGAGCTAGCGCTTCTCAAAGAGCTTCACATCGAGAACAACCACTTCACCGGAAGGATACCCGCTGTGAAGGAAGATTTGACCTCGTTCAACGCGTCCTACAACAACCTCGAAGGTCCTATACCGGAAGCGCTGGCTAGGTTCGGTGAGAATGCGTTTGCTGGTACCGGGAACGAGAAGCTTTGCGGGAAGCCGTTGAGGAGAAGCTGCGATAGTAGTGGCTTGCCTTCCTCGTCATCCTACACGTTACCACCGCTTGATAAGAATCAAGGGTCAGGGCCAGGGTGGGGCATGAAGATTATCCTGTTTCTGTTCTTGGCTGCAGTGGCAGCGCTTGTGTTCGTGTTCGTAAAGGCGCGGCGGAGGAACGATGAGTTCGGGTTGATGGGGAGAATAAACAGTGTGGATTCGATGGTGGACATTCACGTGACGAGTACGAACGGCTACAGGGCGCCGGAGGGAGAGGGGTCGGTGGGGATGGCAAAGAGAGGGGATTCGAACAAAGGAGGGGCGCGGGGGAAGGGAGGGGGAATGGGGGACCTTGTAATGGTGAACGACGAGAGAGGGGTGTTTGGGCTGCAGGATTTGATGAAGGCGTCGGCGGAGGTGCTGGGGAATGGGGGGCTGGGATCGGCGTACAAGGCGGCGATGACGAACGGGCTGTCGGTGGTGGTGAAGAGGATGAGGGATATGAACAAAATGGGAAGGGATGTGTTTGACGCTGAGATGAGGCAGTTTGGGAGGATGAGGCATAAGAATATATTGGGGCCTTTGGCTTACCATTACCGTCGGGAGGAGAAGCTCTTCGTTACTGAGTATATGCCCAAAGGCAGCTTGCTTTATGTCTTGCATG gTGACAGAGGAACAGCCCATGCAGAGTTGAACTGGCCGACCAGGTTAAAGATTGTGAAGGGAATAGCAAGAGGGTTGTCATACCTCTACACTCAATTTTCCACCTATGACCTTCCCCATGGAAACCTCAAGTCCAGCAATGTCCTCCTCAGTGATGACTATGAGCCTCTCTTAGGTGACTTCGGATTCCACCCACTCATCAACCCCACGGCCGCCGTTCAAGCCATGTTCGCCTACAAATCCCCTGACTATATTCAGTACCAAAAGGTCTCCCAGAAGACCGACGTCTACTGCCTCGGTGTCCTCATCCTCGAGATCATTACCGGCAAGTTCCCTTCCCAGTATCATAGCAATGGAAAGGGTGGCACTGATGTTGTTCAACGGGTATTCACGG